The following are from one region of the Sciurus carolinensis chromosome 5, mSciCar1.2, whole genome shotgun sequence genome:
- the LOC124985570 gene encoding putative sperm motility kinase W, with protein MARESRETSVVVQEEAFTDRYQVLRAIGHGAFSQVILARHLLTGAEVAVKVLEKRMWKSLARSEKRALMTLNHPNVIQLLQVIETDQHVYLVMEHGGRGSLFDFIPDGGMQEEEEARRLFRQITCAVCYCHKMCIVHGDLKPENIVLDARGDIRLIDFGLSTVVKPGQQQNKSWGPLEGPAEDVWKLGIILYFMLTGNRLLRILYPELEFPLHVSAEAQELVKKILAEDPESRLLIGDILEDPWLNQGEENSSSHDEPLPSLSDPTVLTVLFDMGFDPYTTWVSLSKRRFDDAMAAYLLVQQQISQGTGCMKPVRRRVVPQPCPRDPSVSPALPKRRASEPALHTSPLPCEPQPPEEAEESGQKVERSSSVPAIRLRFLHDKTPTPSLASQPDSVCDKPGPCISADSHVSQDATTAHPQGHRKRWKRVRQRIAACLRQLCSCIPSCVSEDEAETQGDQRPAKFGNRVVPI; from the coding sequence ATGGCTAGGGAGAGTAGAGAGACTAGTGTAGTGGTGCAGGAGGAGGCCTTCACAGACCGTTACCAGGTCTTGAGGGCCATTGGGCATGGGGCATTTAGTCAGGTGATCCTCGCCCGCCATCTGCTCACTGGGGCAGAAGTGGCGGTGAAAGTCCTGGAAAAGAGAATGTGGAAGAGTTTGGCCCGCTCTGAGAAACGGGCATTGATGACCCTGAACCACCCGAATGTGATCCAGCTCTTACAGGTTATTGAAACCGACCAACATGTCTACCTGGTGATGGAGCATGGAGGCAGGGGATCGCTATTTGACTTCATCCCGGATGGGGGcatgcaggaggaagaggaggccagGAGACTATTTAGGCAGATCACGTGTGCAGTGTGCTACTGCCACAAGATGTGCATCGTGCATGGAGACCTGAAGCCCGAGAACATTGTGCTGGATGCCAGGGGAGACATCCGACTCATCGACTTTGGCTTAAGCACCGTTGTCAAGCCTGGGCAGCAGCAGAACAAGTCCTGGGGCCCTCTGGAGGGCCCTGCAGAGGACGTCTGGAAACTGggtatcattttgtattttatgttgaCTGGGAACCGTCTGCTTAGGATCTTGTACCCAGAGTTGGAATTTCCCCTGCACGTGTCTGCTGAAGCACAAGAACTGGTCAAGAAAATCCTGGCAGAGGACCCTGAAAGCAGGCTCTTGATAGGGGACATCTTGGAGGACCCCTGGCTGAATCAGGGTGAGGAGAACTCATCTTCCCATGAcgagcccctccccagcctctcagACCCCACAGTACTGACGGTCCTCTTTGACATGGGCTTCGACCCATACACTACCTGGGTGTCTCTATCCAAGAGGAGGTTTGACGATGCCATGGCTGCGTATCTCCTAGTGCAGCAGCAGATAAGCCAGGGGACAGGCTGCATGAAGCCTGTGAGGCGCAGGGTGGTGCCTCAGCCGTGCCCCAGGGATCCTTCCGTGTCCCCTGCCCTCCCAAAGAGGAGGGCGAGTGAGCCTGCCCTACACACCTCCCCCTTGCCCTGTGAACCTCAGCCACCTGAGGAGGCCGAAGAGTCAGGGCAGAAGGTTGAGAGAAGCTCCAGCGTGCCTGCCATTAGACTCCGCTTCCTGCATGACAAGACCCCCACTCCCAGCCTAGCCTCCCAGCCTGACTCTGTGTGCGACAAACCCGGACCCTGCATATCAGCCGACAGCCATGTCTCCCAAGATGCCACCACAGCCCATCCCCAGGGCCACAGGAAGCGCTGGAAGCGGGTGAGGCAGAGGATCGCCGCCTGCCTCCGCCAACTGTGCTCTTGCATACCCTCCTGTGTTAGCGAAGACGAGGCCGAGACGCAGGGAGACCAGAGACCTGCTAAGTTTGGAAACCGGGTGGTTCCCATCTAA